The genomic window gagagtgaacacgatcctgatgagcgagaaggtgaaggttttccagctggttgatcgatacgctgagctcacggtcatttctactgttcgagatcggagactggtggaacatgagctgctggcaagaggcagagaccacgaggagtggagagaaaaagatcTCCGTGGTAAcctggaaaaaatccggactgatcagttattcAAGAAGAGCTTTGTTCAAAAATTGAAAAGATCTGTCTTTAGAAACAAATCCGGGATGtctgcagcagtggccggagtcccagggattgggaaaacaacaatggtacaaaagattgtttatgactgggccacggggaagatataccaacaattccagtttgtcttcagtttcaaattccgggatttaaactccattaactgcagaataaacctgaaagaactgattctgcatcagtatccttactttgggaatattcTGGGAAAAGTCTGGAAACACACAGAGGGACTGCTGTTCATATTTGACGGATTGGATGAATTCAAGGACAAAATTAACTTTGTTGATGGTCGGAGAGACACAGAATCACAgtacacagatcctgaattcaagtgcaacgtgtctgacattgtgtacagtttaatccagggcaagctgctcccagggtgttcagtgctggtgacaacccgtcccactgcgttacatttattggaaaaggcagacatcagtgtctgggctgaaatcctgggatttgttggtgaagaacggaaggaatatttcatcaggtattttgaagatcggacggtggcagaagctgttttcaaacacgtgaaggagaacgagatcctgtacaccatgagctacaacccctcctactgctggatcctcgcactggcactgggcccctttttcacacaaagagtcagggacccacagcgagttcccaaaaccatcacccaactgtactcctactatatttacaacatcctgaaaaatcacggccgtgagattgagagcccccgtgatgtgttactcagggttggtcagatggcctacagaggagtgtctgagaagaagattgtgtttacacatggagatttgatcaactacaatctgcaaccttcccagttcctgtccggattcctgatggagcttttggagagagaggattctgcccagagtgtggtgtacacattcccacacctcaccatccaagagtttgtagctgcagtcgcacaattcctgaatccacatcccggggatatcctgaagtTCCTCACTaaagcccacaacacgacagatgggcgatttgaggtatttctccgttttgttgctggtctctcctccccaatgacagctcggggcctggaggagtttctgggtccatttcctcatcaaacaacctgccgggtgattgactgggtgaaggaggaggttaaacgccagagtggaaacacgaggaatgaagctggtaaaaggagcctgctgaacacattgcactacctgtttgagtctcagaatcgtggcctggctcaggccacactgggatctgtggaaacactttcattcagtggaatgacactgaccccgattgactgcgcggtcctgtctcatgtcatcggactctgtgatacaataaaacacctcgacctgcaGGGCtgtcacattcagtgtgaaggaatccaacggctgggacccgggctgcacaagtgccaggagttgaggtaacttgatttatctctcactctgaactgtgaaactgttccattgtgttgtttcaatggaaaggaatttcggtaaatttgtagtaaatcagattgtgaagaattatgacaaatgcccaggggaatggtcagtaattccccaaggacagGAGGGTTCtttggttccttgtgaagggatgttggagacttcatcagatcagtgaacaatgaccattggtttaatggtagtaaatcacaggaatggccgtgtttctcgctgcctgtgacccgtccattgacaatgttccttctcactgttactgacacccagaccgacactgactgcagcaggtgggtcagagattcacaccctcctcccggtgagggacaagagaccgtcagcagactgtcccagtgagaaggaaagaaataccattgtgagattgtcctcccctgcccttccccgtgtgtgactttgctcacttccagatacgcaaagagcgagggcgcatctcctctgggcctctgttcagacccaacacacacatacaaaaaaTTTCTGCATCCTCTTGTCTTGTAGGATTATAGTTTACCTTTGGAATCCTCCCGTGGGACCTctcatcccaatcccccttccattCTTTGGAATCTTGCACACacccccattcctcctgtaggctctctattactctttcctcatcctcctgtgggatgtcttttccacacaacccacacaCCCCCCCGCCTTCCTGTAAGATctcttctccccatccccctttcatcctgtggaatctctcttccccattccccttccccgtgtgggatctctcttccccatccccttcctcctgtgtgatcccttcctcctttggattctctcttccccatccctcttcctcctgtgggatctcacttccccatccccttcctcctttgtgatctctctttcccatccccatttcacctgtgggaactctcctccccatagaatcataaaatcatagaccactacagcacagaaaacaagccattcagtccttctagtctgtaccaaaaccttattccgctagtcccattgacctgcacccagtccataaccctccagtcctctcccatccatgtatctatccaatgtattcttaaagcttaagagtgagtccatattttccaaatcagatggcagctcgttccacactctcaccaccctctgagtgaagaagttcctcctaatgctccccctaaacctttcccctttcacactgaagccatgtcttctcatttgtatctctcctaatctatgcctattcgcatttaccctgtctataccctcataattttgtaaacctctatcaaatctcccctcattcttctacgctccaaggaataaagtcctaacctgttcaatctttccttgtaactcaactcctgcacacccagcaacatcctagtaagtcttctctgcactttttcaaacttactgatatccttcctacagTTCGGTGatcagagctgcacacaatactccaaatttggcctcaccaatgccttatacaaccacaccataatattccaactcctatactcagtactttgatttatgaatgccaggatgccaaaagccttttttacaaccctgtccacctgtgacgccactttcaggggcttatgtatctgaacccccagatccctctgttcctccgcactcttcagtgccctaccgttattGTGTATGtcgtaccttgatttgtccttccaaaatggaacacctcacacttgtctgcattaaattccatctgccattttctggccaatttttccagttggtccagatccctctgcaagctttgaaagccttcctcgctgtccacaatgcatccatcttagtgtcatccacaaacctgctgatccaatttatcaaattatcatctacatcattgatatagacaacaaacaacaatggtcccagcacagatccctgaggcataccactagtcacaggtctccagtctgagaagcaatcatccactaccactctctgtcttctcccacacagccaattcgaatccagtttacaacctctccatggatacctagtgtctgaactttctgaactaacctcttacgtgggaccttgtcaaaggccttactaaagttcatgcagacaacatccacagcctttccttcatatgcattcttggtaacctcctcgaaaaacactacaagattcattaaacatgatctaccacacacaaagccatgttgactatctttaatcagcccttggttgtccaaatccttgtatatccgatctctcagaacaccttctgataatttacctactactgatgtcaggctcactggcctgtaattacatggtgtacttttggagcctttttcaaacaacggaactacatgaactaccctccaatcctccggcaccgcacccgtggctgaggacattttaaatatttctgccagggcccctgcaatttctacactagtctctctcaaggtccgagaaaaaatcatgtcaggcccgggggatttatctacctgtattcactgtaaggcagcaagcaacacctcctctttaatctctatatgttccatgacactactgtttgtttgccttaattccatatccgctatgccagtttcctgagtaaacactgatgcaaaaaacctgtttaagatctcccccatctcgtgaggctccacacatagacgaccactctgatcttctagggaaccaattttgtcctttactatccttttactctcaatatacttgtagaaaccctttcggtttaccttcacattatctgccaaagcaacctcatgtctcctttttgccttcctgatttccttctttagtattcgcttacattttctatactcttcaagtgcCTCATTtcttccttgttgcctatacctgctaaacacctacttaaccagatcaccaatatcacTTGTAAACCAacgttccctatgcctgttaactttgcctttaatcctggcaggaacatgcaaactctgcactctcaaaatttcacccttgaaggcgttccacttactaaacacatccttgccagaaaacaacttaaccCAATCCATACTTCCCATATCCTCCCTCTTTTCCACAAAATTGgtccttctccaattcagaaccttaactggtggatgagtcctatccttatccataattatcttgaaactaatgacattatggtcactggacccaaaatgtttgcttacatatacttctgtcacctgacctgtctggttccctaataggggatcaggtactgcaccctctctcgttggtacctcaatatattgatttagaaaactttcctgaacacatttgacaaactccacgccatctaaccctttcttAGAGTGGGTGTccccgtcaatatgtggaaagttaatatcccctacgattacaactttctgtttcttacattggtctgctaactctctacagatttgctcctccgattctctgtgactattgggcggtctataatacaaccctattcgtgtggtcacacctttcccgttcctcagctccacccatacggCCTCTGTAGACGAGTCCTCCGGGCTGTCCCATccacgcacagctgtgatattctccctgactggtaatgccacttctccccctttcatccctccgccCTATCACCTCTGAAACAACGGAAACccggaacatgaagctgccagccctgcccctcctgcaaaccaagtcttactaatagcaataatgtcgataTCATTATCGTGCCAATCCACGcactaaactcatctgccttacctacaatactccttgcatcaaaatagatgtacctgagaacatttctatcacgtacaaacctttgatATCTGTCTAGACAAGCAGTCCTCACATgacccttatcctcctccacctcattatctgctctaacactctgccccctccccctgcaaactagtttaaaacccccggagcagaacttgctaacctactggctaggatgttagtcccctccagttcaggtgcaaactgcccAATTcaaactggtcccacctcccctggaagaaagcccaattgtccagaaacatgaaccccaccctcatgcaccatcccctcagccacgtatttagctgcattatcttcctatttctagcctcactagcacgtggcacgggtagcaatccacctgtgggatctcacttttccatccccctttcatcctctgggctctctgttcccactccaccttcctgctgttggatctctcctcagcatcccccttcctcgtgtgggatctctctcccccatcccccttccttctgttggatctctattccccatcccccttcttcctgttggatctctcttccccataccgcttccttctgtgggatctctcatccccatcccccttcctgccgtgggatccctcttccccatcccccttccttctgtgggatctcccttccccattccgtcctgctgtgggatctctcatccccatcccccttcctgctgtgggatgtctcttctcCATAcaccttccccctgtgggatctctctcccccatcgacttcttcctgtcagatctctctttggcatgccccattgtcctgtggaatttcacttccccaacccccttcctcctgtgagatttctcttcccaatcccacatcctcctgtgggaactctcttccacatccctcctcctcctagccaatctctcaaccccttcccacgtcatcctgtttaatctctctctatatcccctttctcctgtgggatctctcttccccatcccccttcctcctgtgggatctgtcttccccatcccccttcctcctgtgggatctctcttccccatgcctcatcctgcttgtgggatctctcttccacactcccatgccgcctgtgggatctcccttccccatccctcttcctgctgtgagatctccctacccatctcccttcctcctgtgggctctctgttccctatacaccttcctcctgtgggatctctcatcaccagctcccttcctcctgatgaatctctcttccccatccccattcctacagtggaatctctcttctccacccctcatgctcctgtgggatctctcttccgcatcccctttcaccctctggggcctctgttcccatcccacttccatctgttggatctgtcttccccaactcccttcctcctgtgggatttaaactccccacccctttcttcctgtgggatctctcttcaatatcccatttcatacagtgggatctctcttccccatacacCTGACCCCCGTGGGGGCTCtgtttccatccctccacttcttacggGATCTTGCTtcgccatttcccttcctcctatacatctctcttccccattccccatcctcttgtgggatctctcttccccatcccccttcctcctctgggatctctcttctccatcccccttcctcctgtgggatctctcttcgccatccccttcctcctgtgtgatctctcttccccatccctcttcctcctgtgggatctctcttccccatcccccttcctcctgtggtttccctaatccccatcccccttcatcctgtgggatctctctttcacaccaCCCTCCTCCTGCGggacatctcttccacatccctcctcctggccgatctctcaaccccttcccccttcatcctgtttaatccctctctcttctctccccttcctcccatgggacctcccttcaccatccccttcttcctgtgggatctctcttccccatcccccttcctcctgtgggatctctcttccccttcccacatcctcctgtgggacatcccttccccatctccctcctgtgagatctctcttccccatcccccttactcctgtggggactctcttccccatccccttcctcctgtgtgatgccttcctcctttgggttctctcttccccatccctcttcctcctgtgggatctcacttccccatccccttcctcctttgtgatctctctttcccatccccatttcgcctgtgggaactctcctccccatagaatcataaaatcatagaccactacagcacagaaaacaagccattcagtccttctagtctgtaccaaaaccttattccgctagtcccattgacctgcacccagtccataaccctccagtcctctcccatccatgtatctatccaatttattcttaaagcttaagagtgagtccatattttccaaatcagatggcagctcgttccacactctcaccaccctctgagtgaagaagttcctcctaatgctccccctaaacctttcccctttcacactgaagccatgtcttctcatttgtatctctcctaatctatgcctattcgcatttaccctgtctataccctcataattttgtaaacctctatcaaatctcccctcattcttctacgctccaaggaataaagtcctaacctgttcaatctttccttgtaactcaactcctgcacacccagcaacatcctagtaagtcttctctgcactttttcaaacttactgatatccttcctacagTTCGGTGatcagagctgcacacaatactccaaatttggcctcaccaatgccttatacaaccacaccataatattccaactcctatactcagtactttgatttatgaatgccaggatgccaaaagccttttttacaaccctgtccacctgtgacgccactttcaggggcttatgtatctgaacccccagatccctctgttcctccgcactcttcagtgccctaccgttattGTGTATGtcgtaccttgatttgtccttccaaaatggaacacctcacacttgtctgcattaaattccatcgccattttctggcccatttttccagttggtccagatccctctgcaagctttgaaagccttcctcgctgtccacaacgcatccatcttagtgtcatccacaaacctgctgatccaatttatcaaattatcatctacatcattgatatagacaacaaacaacaatggtgccagcacagatccctgaggcataccactagtcacaggtctccagtctgagaagcaatcatccactaccactctctgtcttctcccacacagccaattcgaatccagtttacaacctctccatggatacctagtgtctgaactttctgaactaacctcttacgtgggaccttgtcaaaggccttactaaagttcatgcagacaacatccacagcctttccttcatatgcattcttggtaacctcctcgaaaaacactacaagattcattaaacatgatctaccagatacaaagccatgttgactatctttaatcagcccttggttgtccaaatccttgtatatccgatctctcagaacaccttctgataatttacctactactgatgtcaggctcactggcctgtaattacatggtgtacttttggagcctttttcaaacaacggaactacatgaactaccctccaatcctccggcaccgcacccgtggctgaggacattttaaatatttctgccagggcccctgcaatttctacactagtctctctcaaggtccgagaaaaaatcatgtcaggcccgggggatttatctacctgtattcactgtaaggcagcaagcaacacctcctctttaatctctatatgttccatgacactactgtttgtttgccttaattccatatccgctatgccagtttcctgagtaaacactgatgcaaaaaacctgtttgatctcccccatctcgtgaggctccacacatagacgaccactctgatcttctaggcgaccaattttgtcctttactatccttttactctcaatatacttgtaaaaacccttcgggtttaccttcacatgatctgccaaagcaacctcatgtcttctttttgccttcctgatttccttctttagtattcgcttacattttctgtactcttcaagtacctcatttgtccctTGTTGCCTATTcctgctaaacacctacttaaccagatcaccaatatcccttgtaaaccaaggttccccatgcctgttaactttgcctttaatgctggcaggaacatgcaaactctgcactctcaaaatttcacccttgaagATGTTCCACTTACTAAACACATccctgccagaaaacaacttaaccCAATCCACACTTCCCATATCCTCCCTCTTTTCCACAAAATTGgtccttctccaattcagaaccttaactggtggatgagtcctatccttatccataactatcttgaaattaatgacattatggtcactggacccaaaatgtttgcttacacatacttctgtcacctgacctgtctggttccgtaataggagatcaggtactgcacaccctctctcgttggtacctcaatatattgatttagaaaactttcctgaacacatttgacaaactccacgccatctaaccctttctcagagtgggcatccccgtcaatatgtggaaagttaaaatcccctacgattacaactttctttttcttacattggtctgctatctctctacagatttgctcctccaattctctctgactattgggtggtctataatacaaccctattagtgtggtcgcaccgttcccgttcctcagctccacccatacagCCTCTGTAGACGAGTCCTCCGGGCTGTCccatctacgcacagctgtgatattctccctgactggtaatgccacttctccccctttcatccctccgccCCATCACCTCTGAAACAACGGAAACCCagaacatgaagctgccagtcctgcccctcctgcaaaccaagtcttactaatagcaataatgtcgataTCATTATCATGCCAATCcatgccctaaactcatctgccttacctacaatactccttgcatcaaaatagatgtacctgagaacatttctatcacgtacaaacctttgatatctgtctatacaagcagtcctcgcatgacccttatcctcctccacctcactatctgctctaacactctggttcccctgccCCTGCGAActagtttaaaacccccggagcagaacttactaacctaccggcaaggatgttagtcccctccagttcaggtgcaaactgcccAATTCGAACTGGccccacctcccctggaagaaagcccaattgtccagaaacatgaaccccaccctcatgcaccaccccctcagccacgtatttagctgcattatcttcctatttctagcctcactagcacgtggcacgggtagcaatccacctGGGGGATCtcacttttccatccccctttcatcctctgtgctctctgttcccactccaccttccttccaactgttggatctctcctcagcatccaacttcctcctgtgggatctctcatccccatcccccttccttctgtgggatctctcatccccatcccccttcctgccgtgggatccctcatccccatcccccttccttcagtgggatctcccttccccatccaccttcctcctgtgggatccctcttccccatcccccttccttctgtgggatctcccttcccattccgtcctgctgtgggatctctcatccccatcccccttcctgccgtgggatctctctcccccatcgactccttcctgtcggatctctctttggcatgccccattgtcctgtggaatttctcttccccaacccccttcctcctgtgagatttctcatccca from Hemitrygon akajei unplaced genomic scaffold, sHemAka1.3 Scf000048, whole genome shotgun sequence includes these protein-coding regions:
- the LOC140720889 gene encoding NACHT, LRR and PYD domains-containing protein 3-like — encoded protein: MDTDLNSAIAAFLAKCEDHQLFQLTRFYMERLEQAIEEGVEGVSFMLMGEDHFTGREYHSMTDLAEKGKRAGASKLLLDLVMEKGSGARRVMWESFVKLHHHLPKLSRILEEIRERGDGQFAYMDTERGLSEVPAHLKDVRRKHMETLRAQTEKLRVNTILMSEKVKVFQLVDRYAELTVISTVRDRRLVEHELLARGRDHEEWREKDLRGNLEKIRTDQLFKKSFVQKLKRSVFRNKSGMSAAVAGVPGIGKTTMVQKIVYDWATGKIYQQFQFVFSFKFRDLNSINCRINLKELILHQYPYFGNILGKVWKHTEGLLFIFDGLDEFKDKINFVDGRRDTESQYTDPEFKCNVSDIVYSLIQGKLLPGCSVLVTTRPTALHLLEKADISVWAEILGFVGEERKEYFIRYFEDRTVAEAVFKHVKENEILYTMSYNPSYCWILALALGPFFTQRVRDPQRVPKTITQLYSYYIYNILKNHGREIESPRDVLLRVGQMAYRGVSEKKIVFTHGDLINYNLQPSQFLSGFLMELLEREDSAQSVVYTFPHLTIQEFVAAVAQFLNPHPGDILKFLTKAHNTTDGRFEVFLRFVAGLSSPMTARGLEEFLGPFPHQTTCRVIDWVKEEVKRQSGNTRNEAGKRSLLNTLHYLFESQNRGLAQATLGSVETLSFSGMTLTPIDCAVLSHVIGLCDTIKHLDLQGCHIQCEGIQRLGPGLHKCQELRLGGNDLGDSGVKLVSAALRNPECKIQKLELVYVGLTDSGAEDLASALSTNPSLTELDLSLGDSGVKLVSAALRNPECKIQKLGLNNVGLTDSDAEDRVSALSTNPSLTVLNLELNSLTDRSVPALCHLIRTLPSLERIW